In one Culex quinquefasciatus strain JHB chromosome 2, VPISU_Cqui_1.0_pri_paternal, whole genome shotgun sequence genomic region, the following are encoded:
- the LOC6042192 gene encoding WD repeat-containing protein 19: protein MSGDKVLYRNEEPHGQGDAYFLWQTGGSAQLMATTGSDGTVAISNRQGQLIERIVLQGLCAGFAWDRDGDLLAIITQNSPQLILWDANSQKKQTVDIGLRDPPSCIVWSKRGMLLAVATARGNLSIYNHLTTKRIPILGKHTKRITCGAWSTENVLALGSEDKFLSLSNEEGDTLRSVQLRDNPSDMHFAEMKTDERVPGENTISMILGKRTLFLYHLPEPDSPTELGFQQRYGSLLQHKWFGDGYVLLGFSQGHVVAISTHPKEVGQELWQVKNHRDSLNSIAVCKELELIASCGDNNVKIHSMSNLQETVKILTLHDQAAMKNIEWSSDGQLLGVTTSQGAVCVFVTKLHSLYAVSPPRIALLSSLAEVAIHHYAPDKVKSAPTMITLEIEPSFLAIGPYHLACGMNNHVWFYDLGRSLNDSPLLLGDREYMSEIKEVSLSSEYCAVLCGGQIMLHPIESSNETTLNREPKIFPDEIRGMAESVITCLALTNDFLCFATDLGNIVHFSLERWSTVVQFRHQVGIKALHTDLDGTRLVFIDDHNHGYVYISATEETIRIPEFPKHTIGVLWDYSHPTVFIAFDRTSCVTYTFVRASVEGKKVDKVGTTVLISDQIPLMLYDGDLCLHGSGGRLTTVVLDTHANKPGRDAKEQLAAVVRMRKHNEAWELCNLINDEEEWKQLGRSAIADLNIGFALKVFRNIGDVAMVYALEDLVQIEDLNTLAGFCALLLNKIDEAKTLFAKSGSPLEALELCRDLLQWEQAMALAGSLAPDQLPFLAREYAQQLEFTGNHAEALMNFERGLKSDILPKSADGVIQQELLTQHVVLCKAGIARTSVKCGDYRRGVQLALELDDKQLFNDCGEALMASGHINEAAILLERGENWDKCCELFIQLKQWKKVDNILPNVTSLKLHAAYAKAKEAEGHFADAINSYHLAGDLDSVVRIYLEYLSDPHSASEILLETRSVEGSKMLSRYFEQHGDFESAIQYLVLCGSISDAFAIAQKQNKIRYYGEVLEQSSSAKPSDYLVLATHFESEKYTLLAGKYYFLGKEYSKALKHLLKASSFSNEENMALSLAIDCVASANDEKLSNQLIEYLLGETDGVPKDPKLLFRLYMAKRQFKEAAKAAMIIANQEQIAGNYRSAHDLLFSMYQELKRNNLTIASDMKASLTLLHRYTLVRTHVKRGNHLVAAKLLLEVAKNISQFPSHVVPILTSTVIECHRTGLRKSAFEYAVMLMRSEFRNQIDAKYAKKIESIVRKAPRGGLEDEGAYETSPCPVCEANLPCMDFICGQCKTTLPICIATGQHIVREDVAACPECDFPALKVEFMKILETTENQCTMCGEEIEAMRLVEIDNILPYIGTGT, encoded by the exons ATGAGCGGCGATAAG GTTCTCTATCGGAACGAGGAACCGCACGGACAGGGAGATGCGTACTTTCTGTGGCAAACGGGCGGTTCGGCCCAGCTTATGGCCACGACCGGAAGCGATGGAACGGTGGCGATCTCCAATCGGCAGGGACAGCTCATCGAGCGGATTGTGCTTCAAGG CCTCTGCGCCGGATTTGCTTGGGATCGAGACGGAGATCTACTTGCTATCATCACCCAAAACTCACCTCAGTTGATTCTATGGGATGCTAACTCCCAGAAGAAGCAAACTGTGGATATTGGTTTGAGGGATCCACCCAGCTGTATCGTTTGGTCCAAACGTGGCATGCTACTTGCTGTGGCCACAGCTAGAGGGAACCTGTCGATCTACAACCACCTGACCACCAAACGTATCCCAATTCTGGGCAAACACACCAAACGCATAACATGCGGAGCCTGGTCAACGGAAAACGTGCTAGCTTTGGGAAGCGAAGACAAGTTCCTCTCGCTGAGCAACGAAGAAGGCGACACGCTGAGGTCGGTCCAGCTGCGGGACAATCCTAGCGATATGCACTTTGCCGAAATGAAAACCGACGAACGAGTTCCGGGCGAGAACACCATCTCGATGATTCTGGGCAAACGGACGCTGTTCCTGTACCACCTGCCCGAGCCGGACTCACCGACGGAGTTGGGCTTTCAACAGCGGTACGGATCGCTGCTGCAGCACAAGTGGTTCGGCGATGGGTACGTACTGCTTGGGTTCAGCCAGGGTCACGTAGTTGCTATTTCGACCCATCCGAAGGAAGTCGGCCAGGAGCTGTGGCAGGTGAAGAATCATCGGGACTCGCTGAACAGTATCGCGGTGTGTAAGGAGCTGGAGCTGATTGCGTCCTGTGGGGATAACAA CGTCAAAATTCACTCCATGTCGAATCTGCAAGAAACGGTCAAGATCCTCACATTACACGATCAAGCCGCGATGAAGAACATCGAGTGGAGCTCCGACGGCCAACTACTGGGCGTCACCACTTCGCAAGGCGCTGTCTGCGTGTTCGTTACCAAACTTCACTCCCTGTACGCCGTTTCGCCTCCACGGATCGCTCTGCTCTCGAGCCTTGCCGAAGTGGCCATCCATCACTACGCGCCGGATAAGGTCAAATCAGCGCCGACGATGATCACGCTGGAGATCGAGCCTTCCTTTCTAGCGATCGGACCGTACCATCTGGCTTGCGGCATGAACAACCACGTGTGGTTCTACGATCTGGGACGATCGCTGAACGATAGTCCGCTGCTGCTGGGTGATCGCGAGTACATGTCCGAGATAAAGGAGGTTTCGCTAAGTTCTGAGTACTGTGCGGTTCTGTGTGGCGGTCAGATCATGCTGCATCCG ATTGAGTCTTCAAACGAGACTACCCTGAATCGAGAGCCGAAAATTTTCCCAGATGAGATACGTGGCATGGCGGAGTCGGTGATCACGTGTTTGGCGTTGACGAACGACTTTCTTTGCTTCGCTACGGAT CTCGGCAACATTGTGCACTTTTCGCTGGAGCGTTGGTCAACGGTAGTTCAGTTTCGGCACCAGGTCGGTATCAAAGCCCTTCACACCGACCTGGATGGCACACGGCTGGTGTTTATCGACGATCACAATCACGGGTACGTGTACATCTCCGCAACGGAGGAAACCATACGGATTCCTGAGTTTCCCAAGCACACGATCGGCGTGCTGTGGGATTACTCGCACCCGACGGTGTTCATCGCGTTCGATCGGACCAGCTGTGTGACGTACACGTTCGTGCGGGCTTCGGTCGAGGGTAAGAAGGTCGACAAGGTCGGCACTACCGTGCTGATCAGCGATCAGATCCCGTTGATGCTGTACGACGGGGATCTTTGTCTGCACGGAAGTGGAGGTCGGTTGACCACGGTCGTGCTGGACACGCACGCGAACAAACCCGGCCGCGATGCGAAGGAACAGCTGGCGGCGGTCGTGCGGATGCGGAAGCACAACGAAGCCTGGGAGCTGTGCAACCTGATCAACGACGAGGAAGAGTGGAAACAGCTGGGACGGTCGGCGATAGCGGATCTGAACATTGGGTTTG CTCTCAAAGTGTTTCGCAACATTGGGGACGTTGCGATGGTTTATGCGCTGGAAGACTTAGTACAAATAGAGGATCTCAACACGCTGGCAGGCTTTTGTGCCCTGCTGCTGAACAAAATCGACGAAGCAAAGACgctgttcgccaaaagtggAAGTCCGTTGGAAGCGCTGGAGCTGTGTAGAGATTTGCTACAGTGGGAACAGGCGATGGCGCTGGCAGGTTCACTAGCTCCTGATCAGCTTCCCTTCTTGGCGAGGGAGTATGCTCAGCAGCTGGAGTTTAC CGGGAATCACGCGGAAGCTCTGATGAACTTCGAACGTGGTCTCAAGAGTGACATTCTGCCGAAATCTGCAGACGGAGTGATCCAGCAGGAACTGCTGACACAACACGTTGTGCTGTGCAAGGCGGGAATCGCTCGGACAAGCGTCAAGTGCGGAGACTATCGGCGAGGTGTTCAGCTTGCGCTGGAGCTGGATGACAAGCAGTTGTTCAACGATTGCGGTGAAGCGCTGATGGCTTCCGGTCATATCAACGAAGCTGCGATACTGCTGGAGAGGGGTGAAAACTGGGACAAGTGCTGCGAGCTGTTCATCCAGCTGAAGCAGTGGAAGAAGGTAGATAACATCTTGCCGAACGTGACTAGTCTGAAGCTGCACGCGGCCTATGCCAAAGCAAAAGAGGCGGAAGGGCACTTTGCGGATGCCATCAACAGTTACCATCTAGCGGGTGATTTGGACAGTGTCGTGCGGATATACCTGGAGTATCTGTCCGATCCGCACAGTGCTTCGGAGATTCTGCTCGAGACACGATCCGTTGAAGGATCCAAAATGCTGTCGAGGTACTTTGAGCAGCACGGTGACTTTGAGTCCGCAATACAATACCTGGTGTTGTGCGGGTCAATCAGTGATGCATTCGCAATTGCTCAAAAGCAGAACAAAATCCGGTATTACGGTGAAGTCCTGGAGCAGAGCTCCAGTGCAAAGCCGAGTGATTATCTGGTGTTGGCAACACACTTTGAAAGCGAAAAGTACACACTTCTTGCAGGGAAATACTACTTCCTTGGGAAAGAATACTCAAAAGCGTTGAAGCATCTTCTGAAAGCATCATCCTTCAGCAACGAAGAAAACATGGCTCTATCGCTGGCGATCGACTGCGTTGCTTCGGCGAACGATGAAAAGCTGTCGAATCAGTTGATCGAATATCTGCTCGGTGAAACCGATGGCGTTCCCAAAGATCCCAAGCTGTTGTTCCGGCTGTACATGGCAAAGCGACAGTTCAAGGAAGCCGCCAAAGCGGCTATGATCATCGCCAACCAGGAACAGATCGCTGGAAACTACCGCAGCGCGCACGATCTGCTGTTCTCGATGTACCAGGAGCTGAAGCGTAACAACCTGACGATAGCGTCGGACATGAAGGCGTCGCTGACGCTGCTGCACCGGTACACGCTGGTAAGAACGCACGTGAAGCGTGGAAATCATCTAGTTGCAGCGAAGCTGCTTCTGGAGGTCGCCAAGAATATCTCCCAGTTTCCGTCAC ACGTCGTCCCGATCCTCACCTCAACGGTAATCGAGTGCCACCGGACGGGGCTGCGCAAGTCGGCGTTCGAGTACGCGGTGATGCTGATGCGGTCCGAGTTCCGGAACCAGATCGACGCCAAGTACGCCAAGAAGATCGAGTCGATCGTGCGGAAGGCGCCCCGCGGCGGACTCGAGGACGAGGGCGCGTACGAGACCAGTCCGTGCCCGGTGTGCGAGGCGAACCTGCCCTGTATGGACTTTATCTGCGGCCAGTGCAAGACGACGCTGCCGATCTGTATCGCTACG GGTCAACACATCGTGCGAGAGGACGTGGCAGCCTGTCCGGAGTGTGATTTCCCAGCTTTAAAAGTCGAATTTATGAA GATTCTGGAGACCACAGAAAATCAGTGTACCATGTGCGGCGAGGAGATTGAAGCGATGCGGCTGGTGGAGATTGACAACATTCTACCTTACATCGGTACGGGGACGTAA